TTCTGCTTTGCATAATGCATCAAAACCAAACTGAAACCCCCCCCAAACCatatgaacaacaacaacaacaacaacaagaaaacagCATCCGAAATGAGCCAAAGATATTTTTACatagtttattaatttttcaaatatttagaGGAATGTGTGGCTACTCTTGACATTAATAAATCGGCTTAAATTTGATCTTGAGTAAAGGAatcaaacctttttttttttttgttgccctATAAATGTGACTTGACCTTAGGATTCTGTTCTGTCAACTTTGTTTTAAGCTGCTTTCCCAACTCGGCAATCAAAAGTTCAACCTTAATTATACACGTAAAGCATATGGAAATGGAACTTTGTATTGTCTTAAAGTTGGGGCAAACTAATCATTTACTTAATGTAGATTACTAGACTAGATTTTATAGAGAAtgaaagcgagagagagaaagagagagagagagagagacataaAGTCATTATCTAGATGTTTCGTGtagtaaattttattttaccaGTGAAAGGTTCCAGGTAATTTTTGCAGTGATGTCTGCCAAGTATCATTTAAAATCTCAGCAGGATGTATTTAGCATATTGATGCAATTTCCTGTAGCTCTGGTACGCCTACTTCCTAATTTTTGGTTCCCTTCCCATAATTGATTTGCCAATAACCATGCAACCCTTATTCGATTTGGGTATGTATGTCTGCAGTTAATGCATTTGCTTGTATTGCTCTAATTGAGTGATCATTGGCAGTGAGAAATCAATTTTAACATACCAAGAAATCTCAACCCTCCGCCCTGTTTCTCTTCGACGCGCTCCTTGTATGATGATGTCCCCTCCTGTGGCTTCACATGTGAGCCATAAAGTCATGACATGGACAGAGAGAGATATCCTGCCAGGCTGAGAACTAGAAGCACTTGTTTCCTAACTCTCTGCTGGATCTGGCTTTGGGTATGGGTTCAGGTCCAGGTCCAGTCGGGggcgcatttttttttttgtgtgttgttgaAGCTCAGCAAGATGCCAATGACAACCAACTGAGCTGTGACGCCGGGTAAGAAGAAGGGAAAGGAAGAGGCAGCGTCAGAGAGAAAGGAGAAACAGAAGAAGGCAGAGAAGACAAAAGCAAATGCAACTGCATGGCATAGACCAGGTAATTGCTGCAGTTGTTGGAAGGCAGCGATGTGAAACATTTGTCATATACCGAAACACAAGACGTGCCCGCTGCCATGGGAAAGTTGCTGAGCCTGCTTGGGtcttgcctgcctgcctgacTGCCTGCCGGTCTCCTAATCTCTGATATAGGTCATGCAACCCTCAAGGTTCCCTCAAGGAGCAAGTCAGCGAGTGAGCGAACGAACATAACCATAACCATTCGCCAACCATGGAGTAGAGGAGGCCtcttttgtcttttcttttgcttatatttttatgaattcGTAGAAATTACTTCAGCTagaaccttttttttttattcttctacttctactttttttgtttttcgttgttGGAGGACTCCTGGGCCAAAGTAGCTTTGCTTCTTCATCATGATGACTGTGATGAGaatgatgtgtgtgtgtgtgtgtgtgtgtgtgtgtctctctgtctgtgttGTATCCTAACAAGTGCTTTTTCCACCATGCACAATTAAAAACGCAGTTATGTATGCCTATTTCGCCCTCTTTGAAAATTCTCACTCCTACTACTACCAATGGCCATATACCTTTAGCTATTCCTCTATTCGTTCAGCTCTCTCATCTAGCCCACCCAACCCAACCATTCAATGTCAATGAACCGCGGCTGGTAATGTTTATATGCCCATCATTCCTATCCACACTCCCAAGTTGTCCACAACGACACAACATGCTTGTTGGATTGTTGgatttttactttatttgttTATGGTTTTGCTGTATGTCTGATTATCTTGGGCGCATTTCGTTGCTGTTTCTTTAACTTCAAGTTCGTTGCGCTTGGCCAGGCttctggctgactggctgactaGCTGActagctggctggctggcttaCTGAGATACTTTGCGAACGTACTTCCTAGACCCAATACATCGTTGTTGCTGTCGCTGTCGCCGTCGCCGTCACCGTCTCGTATCTTCTTCTAGTACTTATAAtgttatttcattttattgttgtcgtcaaagtttgttttttgtgtgtttgttggtTTATCGCTTCAAAGGTTTctccatatatacatatatatatatatgtatatatataggtatatatactACAACAATTGATTGAACATTATTAGCACTCAAGCATAAATTTTATTCGACATTTTGAGAGACAAGCAAGCGTCTAACTGCCTTTACAAAGACTTTGTACTATTCCCTtttttgagtgtgtgtgtttgtgtgtgtgtgtgtgtatgtgggtgtAGATTGTGTAAGGGGTTAGGAAGTAGATGTAGAAGTTTGCTCGATAATTATCATGTTTTGTGGCAAAGGTGAAAATGTTGTCCAGAAAAGAATGTTACGTTTGATTGAACACACATAGAATAACATGTTAggaaaaagatttttttttttcaattagaagaaaatctttgcaatatatcgatatatccatatatagcCTGGCTAGAACAAAATTTTTCTATTGAATGAATGTGAGTGTAAGTATATCATCAAAGCAACTTAACTTAAAATAGGTAAATCTGAGCTGGAAATAAAAGTGTAAAAATCAAAGTGTAAGTGATTTCgattaaagtttttatttttaaagactAGTTTATAGTAAATAGacaatttctatttaaataaagaataTGGATTCAGGAGCAGAAATATTATAAATgtgaattttcattttaacttGTTGCTCTGAACAGggttttataataattttcttatttaCTATAATATAATTTACACTGCCGATCATTTGAATAACAATTTGAATAGTTTTAAAATTACTATAATTAACTAGAATTAAAACTATAGCAATATTGATATGAAATTGatcttatatgtatatagtatatattatataatttattaaaaactttttttatattaaataaacttgaacaTTATAAAACAAACTTGTCTCTAGAGAAACTAAAACAAAGCTAAAGAGGAAAATCTTTGTAACTCAGATTTTTGTAATTCTTAgaatatcaaaatatttattgtgaTAAGGTCACATCTACCTGTTGCACAATAAATCGATGTACTTTTTTACTATATTACTATTGGCCAAGTGATTAAAGTGTATAAATATGTCATTGGTTGTGAATCCAATGTGCAGGATTATCATTTACCCTCTTCAATTTCATCTTTCGAATACACCATCATATCATCTTATAATTACATTCATCTCTTTTGGCCCATAAATGGGCAAAGCCTATGTTCTTTACCTGACTGTCTCTGTCTGAGACAgagcatcatcatcaacaacatgGAAAGCGcccacaaaacaaataaaataaaataaaaaaaaaaagaagaaacaacaacaactacagcaaggtagaacaacaacaacagaaattGCTCTCCTCCGAAATAAGATATCTGCACGTAGCTGTAATTTAAAACCCCACCAAACCAGAGCCAGAAATGAACTTCAGGCCCACAACGAACCTACATACACCATACacaactgtatgtgtatgtgtgtgtgtgtacagaCACCAAACATTGTATCCCTGCAGCCAAATAATTTCTTTTgtcgaaaagaaaaagaagatatGTCATTTGCCCAGGCTGAAATATAGAAATGAAGATCGATGCTCCATAACAGTTCTCAGTTGTTCCCTGAATGCTCACTCCATCTTCCTCTCCCTCTCagtcgctctctctctctctctgtcttttaGAGCAACATGTGCGCCGACGTTGCTTTGTAACGCCAATTATGGTCCCATAATTTGAAGGCATTGTATGCCCTCTAGGCCAGCCCCTGCCCCTGCCCCTAACTGCTACACCAACTTCTGTTCCTGCCAAAGAAATGCTGCTCGCTTCTCTCTGATGCGTAACCAAGCGGCAAATGAGCAAAATAagccgacgacgacgacgccgccgccgctgccaccgccgCATGCTGAGCTCAGAGAGTGatcgagagaaagagagatatgAGAGCGAGAGTTTTTGAGGGTTCGATTGAGCGACcgctatctctctctctctctctctctctcgttctcttgAGTGAAACGATCGTCTCTGATCGGTGGTCTTGGGTCTCTGGGAACTCTGGTCTTCCTTCAGTTTCAGTCAGTTTAAAATCAGTTTGTTTGTAGACTTAAGCCAAGTCGCACGTGTTCCCTGCGCTCGCTTCTCACCTTTACagaaaaatatacatttttttttattgtcgAAAAAGATACTAGCCCAGTGAAAGTATCTTTTGCAAAGTGAAAAGATttactcattttttttttgcgactaatttgtttttgttttttgttcgtCATTGAGTGTGcatacattttaatttgcttTGCTGATATATAAAAAGGCCAATATGGAGAGCCTACCACGCGCATTAAACTACGAACTGTCGCATGATCTgcatttcaataattttgatGCCGGTGCCGCAGCTCAACAGATACTAGTCgattctagtagtagtagtagtaacAATATTATTAATGCCGATGTTGTTGCCTCAACACCAACAATAACCACACTGGATGCCTTGGCCAATAGTGAATTTCTCAAGAAAATTGGTGCAACCATACTAAATTCCATACAATTgaaacatcagcaacaacaacaacaacaacatacacTACAATTCAGcgatagcagcagcagcagcaacattgtCAGTGGCAGCAGCATGGATTTCGATATGGATTTGTCCAGCCATAGCAGCAGCAATCATGTCATATTGGATAGCTCGAGTGTGAATCAATTGCAACAGCAATTGGAATATGATAAATTCATGAATGAAGTCTGGATTGGCATTGTATTCACATTGATACTCATATCGATGATTTTTTGCATATGCTCGTGTTTTCTGTATCATCAGTTTCGCACCTGGAAACGTAATTGTAAGTAAAGTTCTataccaaaaaaaaccaagaaaagaaaagcaaatttaaaaaaaaatatcccATAACCTAGTGCAAGTGCCCTGTTAAAGTGTTTGATAAAGATTTAAATCTTAtcacaaaaacttttgctggTATTTCATGATTATCGCCCAATTTGTGTGGACATAAATGAATCATAATTATTGATTAGTTAATATTCGCAAAAGACAAGGTCtacatgaaaaaaaaaccaaaaaatattcCATTGTGATTTCAAGCATTTTTTTCTGTGATTAATTCGCATAGAACTCTCATCAACTTAGAGTTTCTTAGAAGTTTCGTTTTCAAGTTTACATTCAATTAGCTTCATTTTGTGCTTAATTGTAACCTTCAAGAAATTAGCACATAAGACagttcccaaaaaaaaaaacagcaaaaagaaataaaaacaacaaaaaactcaaTTTTGTTGCTGTGGTTGCAAAAAgacacaacaaaaatttgaggtaaaaattatataaaattttaaccTCAGTTAAAATTGTAAACGATGGCAAGgcaattaaattgaatattacCACAAAAATTTAAACGTGAAAATGTTGATGGAAAATGTCACAGACTACCATGGCGAAACCAATGGGcgaataattaaaatttaaatgaaataatttttcagtaatttaaaaaaaacaaaacgcaaaATACAATTTTCCTTTATTCCTATTAATTTGAAACTTTTCTTTGCTTAATTTTAGATCacaatacaaatgcctcaaaTAGCTCAACACAATGCACTATTGTTGATATTGAAGCCTTGAAATTGCATCCCGATATTGAAGATCCTGTGCCGGAATATACTTTAGTATCCGGATTGCCAACATATGAAGCTGCTTTGGAGCTTTTGCATAAAACACCTCAATCAAAATGCTTGATTGTCTATCCAAGTGTGTTTAATGTATTcaatcaacagcagcagcagcagcaacaacaacaacaacaattaaccACAACTGTTGCAGTtgaggcaatgccacaaacaCCTTTACTGAATGAGGCAACGATGCCACTGCTTCCCACACCAATGCCACATgcaaatggagcagcagcagcaacatcaataacaacaacaacaacaacaccatcaTCCGATGGCGAAGTCACTCCTATGATCAAACCAAATGGTCTAGTGATGATGCCAATTGTGCCCAGTTATGCGGAGATATTTGGTAATAGCAGCTATAAAACAAACAGCGATGagaaaaagaaactcaaaTTAAAGGATAATCAATTGAAAGACAAATGCTAATACCTCTCAGCAAAcatttgcacacacacacacacacacacacacacacacacacacatacacaaataaaTAACGATCTTCAAATAACTGAGCTCTGTGATATTGGATGAATGGTGTACTATATATTCCACGTAAACTTTGCGCTGTGatgaataatgaaaaaaatctaatataaaacaaacacaagACGTAACTAATgtcaggaaaaaaaaactttagtaACCAATTATTTGTactgtatttatatatatataaatatttttttttattaaatataactaTAACTGCTTAAGAAGAAGCATTGAAGATTGTTGTTAGATTTTAAGTAGAAACAAaagatattataaaatatttaataaattatttacaaattataaaaacaaaaaacatttcttttgTCTTTGATTGAAAAAAAGTTTGTTCCTTTTGATTATGGCCTAGAAATTGAGTTTATGTCAATATCAAATACACTTGTTGGATATAAAGTTATTATATCTATTCTTAGTctcatttcgtttcgtttttttctatACCTATTCAAAGTATTTTGCATCTCTTGGAGTTAACTCTTCTGCCATTTATGTGACATCTCAATCTGTTTGTGCAGAAAAAATGCTGCTGCCGTTATCAACTCGTCTTCTTTGTCTCTCGCTTTTGTgttaaatttcacaatttgtTATGATTATTTTCCTATCAATCCACATTGACATTCAAATTGATTTGACGTTGCAACAGATTTTGTGATTGACGTAGTTTTCCAGTCGCCACGAAGCATTGGAGCTCCCCTTGCTACCCCTAACCCTAAATGTAACCAGGGGCTTTCCCAACATCTCTTCAGCTTTGACGTTTTtctttatacaaataaatagCAGACCAGATTGagacagttttttttttttgcttttttttcttgacaTTGAGCTGAGCTGAGGACGTGATAGCAAGAGCAACTAAAGCTAAAACTGAGATGGAacacagaaatggaaatatatatgtatagagaACTCAGATTAAGATGGAAATGGAAGCAGGTTCGGACAGCTGAGACGATTGCAAATGCATTTGTACAATTGTAATTTGTTATTGATAAGCTCGTAAATCCATGTACAGGTACCTACAATGTATGCAAATCGGTcggtttgtctgtctgtctgtctgtctgtctctcagTCTGTCTGTGTTGCCTTTGTTTTGTAGAACTGTTTAACAATAGACATAATAAATGATCTTAAAACTGTTTATAGCACACGATGTTCGttgaatatgtacatatatctattgGTACGTGACTTTGGTTAGTTCATTTAACGTCATCAGActaataaatatgtacatatgtagatatatatgtatatccacACATAATGTTGTGGAAAAATACAATATCAATTGTGGTAGGTCTCGAAACAGAAACATTTCTACGTAGTACTCAAAGTTTTACGgctaaaaaacaacaacaataatagcaAAAACTTTGCAAACTCTATTAACTGAAAAATAATATATCTTTTTACACATAATTCGCAATAATATTGTTTTGCCTGAATTCTTCATAAAAATGCACTAGAATTTCCTAGAAGCTTTACCTGAAAATGATACCATTTACTTTCTTTCAAAAACTTTATATAATTCGATCGATCGACGTATATCTGATATTAAATGAGTAAGAATATTTGTTATGGGTTTGAGCATATGTTGTTGATAAGTTTGAAACGAAACCTTAAGATAGATCATTGTTTACCGACCTTTAAAATGGGACTTAATCTTATCAATGTTGACAGTTAACACAACAATCGTTTCTTTAGTAAATACATTTAGTTATTTATTAGCCAAgttaagcaaaacaaaacaaacttaCAACAGATTTCTTAGTCGTTTTGTTCAAAAATCTATAGATTGGTACATTCCAAACCAGCAAATCGGATTACCCATTGTGATCAAAGTGTATAAAACAAGTGCCATGGCATTTGGCATATCAAATGAAAGTACTAGGAATTAAAGAAAACTATACCATTCGATAAATAGAAGccaatgtaaattttttttttctgtgaaATAGTTTTCCGAGCTTtgtatattaataaataatgacaatttgtttaattatacAGTGAATTGTCAACTCCATTAGAGCttcatttaattgtttcataaCTCGAGAACAAATCGTgcccatatatgtatatgtatatagatatctatttatttttcaaactaatctccacaacaacaaaatagtATGTATGCACTTGCATTTTATTGTCTATCTGTACAATGTATGtacttttgtttaatttttatttttatttttagattaCCAGTTTGCAATTTCCGTGCTTATCTTTCCATTTGTATCGATATTATGATTTTGTATGACAAAAATGACCAAGTGAGAAAAGCGAGAGACAACAAGAAGGTGAGTGGGAGTGGGAGTGGGATTGGGAGTGGGGGGAATAAAATCGAATAAATTCTCAtaaaaataattcatttttacAACTTGACTTCAGAAGGTGTCAACATTTCAATACGAAATTTGCATATATCTGTAGctatgtagaatggtttctccaaaccacaacaaaaactaataataataatagtaatacTTAATTGCAATTACAATTTATGATTGCTTCTAGTTGATTTGACAGTTTTATATGACATATGGCAATGCATATTCTAagcgatatatatacatataccccCCCATTGGGGCATTGAGTTGAATTCATAATCAAAAGTATGATATGAGGGAATGGGGGTGTAggtgtgggtgtgtatgtAACTAGTGGTTGGGTGGTTGGCCAGTATTTCTGCCACGATCACTTCGATTGACATGCCCACAATTTGTTTCATATCACACAATGTGTGCAAATTGTTTCATTAAccaaaagtaaacaaaacacaatacGCAAAACATGCCAAAAATGTTTGACTTAAGCGTGGCgcattgaaaatattattaaagagtCGCAATTCAACTCACGtattgctaaaaaaaaaaaaaaatcgaaaactGCGCAAGTGAAATCTATGGATGACTGTACCTATTCGTTGAAGCGacaaaatctaaaaatattctaaattttcataatatttactattaataaacaaataatacaatGGAATACAACAAAGAATGGTAATAAAATCAGAATTGACTGATAAattaattgattgattgatgtATGGATTGCAAGGTTTAAGTCATGACGACATAATAAACTGACACTATGATCTATGGAAAACCTAATGCACTTTAAGCCAGGGGGAACTACATAAACCCCTAGAGATATATAGGCGGATCTAAAGCTTTGAAATAGCGGAACTTTTACTCCtttaagtatgcaataggctgGAAAAGTAttaattgttttcaaattttgcataaaatgtTTCCAATATGGAATTCTCGGACTTAAGTGATCATAATTACTTTATTTTACAAGCCTAGATTTGCCACTAAAAGATTGATGGACATTCCTTTATGACGAATTGCACATACTTTATTCTGTCTTTGGTTTTACAAGTGCATTccttatataccctttttttttagtttatcgTCAAATGTAACTATGAATATGATACTtagtatattaaatattttgtaattgatAACAATtgcagttttattttgttgttatttttgtccGTACTTGAAATAGTTGCTAATGTTATTTAATTGTTAATGCAAGTGCACAAAAGTTTGTGTTTGACTAATGAgatttttttcgtttattttttacGCAATCGATTATGAAAGGGAAATAAAAGTAATTTAGTTATTAACGTCTTAGTCATCTTATTGTTATCATTATCGGCACTTGCCAAGGTAGGGATCATAAGATAATGCTTTAAACTGAATTTTACAACAATAagtattcatacatatatgtatgttttagttatatttatagctgCCACAGGGCCATGAAAACATGTGTAgatatcaaaatattttattagttaTACAACATaggcaacaaaacaaaaccaaaccaaacaaaaatgcaaattccCTATTTATGTAGATGAGAAAGCCAAgcaatttattaaaaactcaTCGAAAATGCAACCGGGTGAAAGTTAAAGACCGTCTTggtccctctctctctctctctctctctctctctctctctctttctctctctctctctgtctgtctgggATGATGCGGATGATGTTGCCCTTAAATATCTAAACATGGACCCGAAGGCCAGAAAACCTAATGAAGCGaacaatttattaataaaaaccgctgtacacacactcacacatacatacatacatagacacacacTCCCATGCACACATTAGCCCACGGTTTTCTTGCCCATTTTGTTAGTTGaatgaattttcaattaaGCGCCAAAAATTTCATGGAGCTGAATCTGGAAGAGCGAGCAGCTTATAGGAATCACTCCGCCGATGTGGCTTAATGCTTGAAAGTGAAACCGGTTGGACCATTGGCTACGTCACGTCACACTATACGCTATACTATACGCAACGTCGTCAATTTGTTGACCCACTTTTTGGtggaggcaaaaaaaaaaacgatattTAAAATTGGCAAGCCAGTTTTATAAAATCTAAATATGAGCATTCATtctctttttatatatatatatatatatatatatattatgcatagatattttttatatatatattttaaataaatatcgcTATTAGGTCAAGAACTCAACAATTGTGCAATGCCAGTTACATGGTTCTTGAAATTGCAATGCgttttatgcaaatattttatattttaatgaatgaaagaTAGATTAACTTAAAATTCAAGAGATGAGATTGCcaattgtttttagttttagaGAACGGAATTATAAGTTCTCACATGTTTGTGTAAGCTCCAAATAAATGAGCTTATAAAAACTCAAGTGTAGATAACTATTAAGATAGGTTTTGAGCTCGAAAAGTATAGAATCTGATATCTGATTAGTTTGCCTACAGATAGATAACAAATATGTGGTACCTTAATTTAGTTAATAcattacttttgtttttgagttCAAGCCCAGACATACATAGATAGCTTTTCCTGTCCGATGATGCAATACGTAAAGGTAGTTCTTTTGAGGattataaagaaaaatattgtttttttttcaattcagCATGAAATATGTGTCAAAacgcagtcctcggtagatgagttgtctaagtggcccagtcatttagtcaactgaacaacgaggatccgggttctcaaatcccaggctagtgtatggatttAGTTTTCGTCTAACAATATGCCGAAGGCCTttgttgccagtgcttgtaaaatatagttaggttgatagtttacaactatatcctacaCTCTTATAATATAATGTGTCAAAACTttagtatataaaaaaaattatgaaaaagaCATGTTaagtatatttataaatcataTCTTGTGGTTTGGACCGACCCATGCAATTCTCTAAACATCCATTTCCATATGTTTGTGTAAttgttttgtattattgttaatgcatttttttttttgctcattaGTTTGGCCATCTATTATATTAtctacaaaagaaaaaatattcacTGAAGGATTTAtgtattgtttaattttagctAAGGGTGTTTGGGGGGAATactttctttaaatatttatttaatttcaatttacagTATTTCATTTGatgcaaaattaaaattactttCTTTTGTTATTCCACGAATAAAAGGATTTATAATTAGTATTAATATAAAACGGCATTTAAGTTGAAGAAGTccgaaaacagaaaaatacataaatttgtTGATGAAGTTTTTCCaattgttagtttttttttaaggccAATCACCAACCAATGGAAAAGGGAATTGTGGAAGTTATTAATCATTTATGTAAGTGAAGTAAATTTAGATATGGTTTCTTacgttttatataaatatctgTGCCAGACACAGACATGCCAAGTAAGGAGTAAATTTTAAGTCCTGTTCTAGGACTTTTTTTAAATGGCTATATCCTCAAATTGGTAGTAAAAGTCAATAGTAAAAAAGTGTTAATATCACGTCGAAAAAGGTCCCGCCTGACCCATATGACCCAACGAAGGGTTAATTCATAAAGGACTTACAAGTATTAAGCGTAATCGAGAAGGTGAACTCGATTGTCAAAAAGACTTTACAATGAATTTTCATAATTATTGGTATAAACATTTAAGACAAACTGACTGAAATCTAAAGattatataataaaacaatatttatttgaccttgaattattatttattttttattaaaaataaactttacaATTTTCATACCAAGCATATATACTTAATAAGTATTACTTATACTTGGTaaataatatgtacatatataaaaaattaatgaacaACTTTGTATGTCGCTCTTTTATACCCTGTATACCTAATAAAAGTGTGATGACAAATCGACGCTCGTGTGGACTTGAAGTTATTCATTAGTTTTAGAGTTACATAGGTATATAATCGTCGTTATCTTCAAGTTGCGACTAATTTATTTACTACTCGTGTctaagaaaatatttcaaatcaGAACTAATATTTAtcatattttccattttggaCTTGTGCAAACAAAACAGTTTCAACTAATGCTTGCGTTTAGAATTCTATTTACTTGGCTCCAAAGGTGAATTTGAAAGGTTCTGAAAAACAAATccaaacaaaatggcaaagcAAACATTGAGTAAAAAAAGAGCCAGCGAAAaggaaataataaaaaaaaaaacaacaaaagtttTGCAATTCTACTGTGATGTGATATATGTTTGCCTTTTCAATAGTAACTGGCGGTTGGATAAATATTTGGTCATATCTGATCATGATATGGTTAAGGCTCTCATTTCAAGGCAGAGATGAGAGAAATGAATGGTAAGTACACTtacttacatatatttgtatgaaAACATTCGAATGAcgtttcggttttttgtttggttattattattattgctatTATTTATTGGTGTTAAGTgtcaaacatttttcaaaacgcgaaaacaaatc
The DNA window shown above is from Drosophila willistoni isolate 14030-0811.24 chromosome XR unlocalized genomic scaffold, UCI_dwil_1.1 Seg41, whole genome shotgun sequence and carries:
- the LOC6642913 gene encoding protein commissureless 2, translated to MESLPRALNYELSHDLHFNNFDAGAAAQQILVDSSSSSSNNIINADVVASTPTITTLDALANSEFLKKIGATILNSIQLKHQQQQQQQHTLQFSDSSSSSNIVSGSSMDFDMDLSSHSSSNHVILDSSSVNQLQQQLEYDKFMNEVWIGIVFTLILISMIFCICSCFLYHQFRTWKRNYHNTNASNSSTQCTIVDIEALKLHPDIEDPVPEYTLVSGLPTYEAALELLHKTPQSKCLIVYPSVFNVFNQQQQQQQQQQQQLTTTVAVEAMPQTPLLNEATMPLLPTPMPHANGAAAATSITTTTTTPSSDGEVTPMIKPNGLVMMPIVPSYAEIFGNSSYKTNSDEKKKLKLKDNQLKDKC